The following proteins are encoded in a genomic region of Triticum dicoccoides isolate Atlit2015 ecotype Zavitan chromosome 1B, WEW_v2.0, whole genome shotgun sequence:
- the LOC119330349 gene encoding NADH-ubiquinone oxidoreductase chain 3, with protein MSEFAPICIYLVISPLVSLIPLGVPFPFASNSSTYPEKLSAYECGSDPSGDARSRFDIRFYLVPILFIIPDPEVTFSFPWAVPPNKIDLFGSWSMMAFLLILTIGSLYEWKRGASDRE; from the coding sequence ATGTCGGAATTTGCACCTATTTGTATCTATTTAGTGATCAGTCCGCTAGTTTCTTTGATTCCACTCGGTGTTCCTTTTCCATTTGCTTCCAATAGTTCGACCTATCCAGAAAAATTGTCGGCCTACGAATGTGGTTCCGATCCCTCCGGTGATGCCAGAAGTCGTTTCGATATACGATTTTATCTGGTTCCTATTTTATTTATTATCCCTGATCCGGaagtcaccttttcttttccttgggCAGTACCTCCTAACAAGATTGATCTGTTTGGATCTTGGTCCATGATGGCCTTTTTATTGATTTTGACGATTGGATCTCTCTATGAATGGAAAAGGGGTGCTTCGGATCGGGAGTAA
- the LOC119330338 gene encoding ribosomal protein S12, mitochondrial: MPTKNQLIRHGREEKRRTDRTRASDQCPQKQGVCLRVSTRTPKKPNSALRKIAKVRLSNRHDIFAHIPGEGHNSQEHSIVLVRGGRVKDSPGVKSHRIRGVKDLLGIPDRRKGRSKYGAERPKSK, encoded by the coding sequence ATGCCTACAAAAAATCAATTGATTCGTCATGGTAGAGAAGAAAAACGGCGCACGGACCGTACTCGAGCTTCGGATCAATGTCCCCAGAAGCAAGGAGTATGCCTGCGTGTTTCGACGAGAACACCGAAAAAACCTAATTCAGCTCTACGTAAGATAGCAAAAGTACGGTTGAGCAATCGACATGATATATTTGCTCACATTCCAGGCGAAGGTCATAATTCGCAGGAACATTCTATAGTCTTAGTCAGAGGAGGTAGAGTGAAAGATTCGCCAGGTGTGAAATCCCATCGTATTCGAGGAGTCAAGGATTTGCTGGGAATTCCGGATCGTAGAAAGGGAAGATCTAAATATGGTGCAGAAAGACCTAAATCGAAATGA
- the LOC119330330 gene encoding putative ATP synthase protein YMF19 translates to MPQLDKLTYFSQFFWLCLLLFTFYILLFNNNNGILGISRILKLRNQLLSHRGGEIRSKDPKNLEDISRKGFSTSLSYMYSSLSEVSQWCKTVDYLGKRRKITLISDFGEISGSRGMERQILYLISKSSYNTSSSRITCWKNIMLTHVPHGQGSIIS, encoded by the coding sequence ATGCCTCAACTTGATAAATTAACTTATTTCTCACAATTCTTCTGGTTATGTCTTCTCCTCTTTACTTTTTATATTCTCTTATTTAATAATAATAATGGAATACTTGGAATTAGTAGAATTCTCAAACTACGGAACCAACTGCTTTCGCACCGGGGGGGCGAGATCCGGAGCAAGGACCCTAAGAATCTGGAAGATATCTCGAGAAAAGGTTTTAGCACCAGTCTCTCATATATGTACTCCAGTTTATCCGAAGTATCCCAATGGTGTAAGACCGTCGACTATTTGGGAAAAAGGAGGAAAATCACTCTGATCTCTGATTTCGGAGAAATAAGTGGCTCACGAGGAATGGAGAGACAGATTCTCTATTTGATCTCGAAGTCCTCATATAACACTTCTTCCAGTCGGATCACTTGTTGGAAAAACATAATGCTCACACATGTTCCACACGGGCAAGGAAGCATAATATCATGA